From Humisphaera borealis, the proteins below share one genomic window:
- a CDS encoding DUF971 domain-containing protein, protein MTPSTTPVRLDLQKQSQLTIDWQDGRTSVYPISVLRTLCPCATCKQSRQEQAAAPKNRLSLRVLPGTVEQPLSASSAELVGGYALRIDWSDGHSSGIYSFEYLRSIDPQAAAR, encoded by the coding sequence ATGACGCCTTCGACCACGCCGGTACGCCTGGACCTTCAGAAGCAGTCGCAGCTGACCATTGACTGGCAGGACGGGCGGACGAGCGTTTATCCGATCAGCGTTCTGCGAACGCTGTGTCCCTGCGCCACGTGCAAGCAGTCGCGCCAGGAGCAGGCCGCCGCCCCGAAGAACCGGCTGTCGCTGCGGGTGCTGCCGGGTACGGTCGAGCAGCCGTTGTCGGCGTCGTCGGCGGAACTGGTCGGGGGCTATGCGCTGCGTATCGACTGGTCGGACGGGCACTCCAGCGGCATCTACTCGTTCGAGTACCTGCGTTCGATCGACCCCCAGGCTGCCGCACGATAG
- a CDS encoding ISAs1 family transposase: protein MDGPATSGTLRAFSNLPDPRGCNVIHKLHDILVISVCAVICGADGWVDVELYGKSKLSWLRTFLDLPHGIPSHDTFGRVFAKLHPDAFEQCFNAWVGAIAQSAGGRLIAIDGKAIRRSFEHAWARNNMTHMVSAFVDAHRMVFGQVAVDDKSNEIEAIPRLLGLLDIQDATVTIDAAGCQTQIARQIVDAGGNYVLSVKENQPTLHAKVRKLLDEAILGGMKDVSHGVHEEFDADHGRLDTRKVWVMDEVHWLGDLCQQWPGLAGVIAVERKREVLAGKSSVERHYFISSVAGTDARAMAAAIRGHWAIENKLHWQLDVSSREDERRIRKGYGAENYSRLCRLTLNLLKRDRSIKNGIHGKRLKAGWDEHYLLRLLTT, encoded by the coding sequence ATGGATGGCCCTGCGACCAGTGGTACCCTGCGCGCGTTTTCCAACCTCCCCGATCCTCGCGGCTGCAACGTGATTCACAAACTCCACGACATCCTCGTCATCTCCGTCTGCGCCGTTATCTGCGGCGCCGACGGCTGGGTCGACGTTGAACTCTATGGCAAGAGCAAGCTCTCCTGGCTTCGAACCTTCCTGGATCTTCCCCACGGCATCCCCTCTCACGACACCTTCGGTCGCGTCTTCGCCAAGCTCCATCCCGACGCCTTCGAGCAGTGTTTCAACGCCTGGGTCGGCGCGATCGCACAGTCCGCCGGCGGACGACTGATCGCGATCGACGGCAAGGCCATCCGCCGGTCCTTCGAACACGCCTGGGCCAGGAACAACATGACCCACATGGTCAGCGCGTTCGTCGACGCCCACCGGATGGTCTTCGGCCAGGTCGCCGTGGATGACAAGAGCAATGAGATCGAGGCGATCCCGCGGCTTTTGGGCCTGTTAGACATTCAGGACGCGACGGTGACGATCGATGCCGCCGGCTGCCAGACGCAGATCGCCAGACAGATCGTCGATGCCGGCGGCAACTACGTGCTGTCGGTGAAGGAGAACCAGCCGACGCTGCACGCGAAGGTCAGGAAGCTGCTGGACGAAGCGATCCTGGGCGGCATGAAGGACGTGAGCCACGGCGTCCACGAGGAGTTCGACGCCGACCACGGCCGGCTGGACACCCGCAAAGTGTGGGTGATGGACGAAGTGCACTGGCTCGGCGACCTATGTCAGCAGTGGCCGGGACTGGCCGGCGTGATCGCGGTCGAACGCAAGCGGGAGGTGCTTGCCGGCAAGAGCAGCGTCGAGCGGCATTACTTCATCAGCAGCGTCGCAGGGACCGACGCCAGGGCGATGGCGGCGGCGATCCGCGGCCACTGGGCCATCGAGAACAAGCTGCACTGGCAACTGGACGTGAGCTCCCGCGAGGACGAGCGGCGGATCCGCAAAGGCTATGGTGCGGAGAACTACTCCCGGTTGTGCCGGCTGACGCTCAATCTTCTCAAGCGGGACAGGAGCATCAAAAACGGGATCCACGGGAAACGGTTAAAGGCAGGTTGGGACGAGCACTACCTGCTCCGTCTGCTAACGACCTGA
- a CDS encoding IS630 family transposase yields the protein MADEVGFMMTPNVKKTWAPIAQTPVVAYRNRRQQKVSVLGAVVLHAATAKIDLVCDFHPDSYVRGEQAAAFLHRVLVEYPDKTIDVVWDNLSAHKSPIVKELAAEYPRLRLHYLPTYAPQLNAVEGVWSLTKYHRMANHTIGELEKLHAEAKRHLDDVGGNQALLRSCFEGAELALNLSSAQ from the coding sequence ATGGCCGACGAGGTCGGCTTCATGATGACGCCGAACGTCAAGAAGACTTGGGCCCCGATCGCTCAGACGCCGGTCGTCGCCTACCGCAATCGGCGGCAGCAGAAAGTCAGCGTGCTGGGGGCCGTGGTCTTGCACGCCGCCACGGCGAAGATCGATCTCGTGTGCGACTTCCATCCCGACAGCTACGTCCGCGGCGAGCAGGCGGCGGCGTTCCTGCACCGCGTGCTTGTCGAGTATCCTGACAAAACGATCGATGTGGTCTGGGACAACCTCTCGGCACACAAGTCGCCAATCGTGAAGGAACTGGCGGCGGAGTACCCGCGTTTAAGATTGCACTATCTGCCGACCTACGCGCCGCAGCTCAATGCGGTGGAAGGCGTATGGAGCCTGACGAAGTACCACCGGATGGCGAACCACACGATTGGGGAGTTGGAGAAACTTCACGCCGAGGCCAAGCGACACTTGGACGACGTAGGCGGCAATCAGGCGTTGCTCCGCTCGTGCTTCGAAGGCGCGGAACTCGCGCTAAACTTATCCAGCGCTCAGTAA
- a CDS encoding sugar phosphate nucleotidyltransferase, whose amino-acid sequence MAKVRKAVITAAGRGTRQYPASTAVQKEMFPLVDRDGLTKPVIQIIGEECIESGIEEICIITQPGEEKQYREYFRRMTDLESRSFRGKDWAILESEKLGSFGERVHFAEQHSPEGFGHAVYQAKAFVGDEPFLLLLGDHIYVSDLKERCARQVIRVFEQYMLDAASAVQPTLEKLLHLFGVIKGDPIDANKGIYRAGLIHEKPKPEYAREHLATPGLPAGNYLAHFGMHVFSPRIFDSLEYLFKNNLREKGEFQLTAAQEHLRQQTDKYWAVTCAGQRYDTGIPYGLMETQLALALNGVHRTEICEAIARILAMQVKS is encoded by the coding sequence ATGGCCAAGGTTCGAAAGGCCGTCATCACCGCCGCCGGACGCGGCACACGCCAGTACCCGGCATCGACCGCCGTCCAGAAGGAGATGTTCCCCCTCGTCGACCGCGACGGGCTGACCAAGCCGGTGATCCAGATCATCGGGGAGGAATGCATCGAATCGGGGATCGAGGAAATCTGCATCATCACCCAGCCCGGCGAGGAAAAGCAGTACCGCGAATACTTCCGCCGCATGACCGACCTGGAAAGCCGCAGCTTCCGCGGCAAGGACTGGGCGATCCTCGAAAGCGAAAAGCTCGGTTCATTCGGCGAGCGCGTTCATTTTGCCGAACAGCACTCGCCGGAGGGCTTCGGGCATGCGGTGTACCAGGCCAAGGCGTTCGTGGGAGATGAGCCCTTCCTGCTGCTGCTGGGGGATCACATCTACGTCAGCGATCTGAAGGAACGGTGCGCCCGGCAGGTGATCCGGGTTTTCGAGCAATACATGCTCGACGCCGCGTCGGCCGTCCAGCCGACGCTCGAGAAGCTGCTGCACCTGTTCGGCGTCATCAAGGGCGATCCGATCGACGCCAACAAGGGGATCTACCGCGCCGGCCTGATCCACGAGAAGCCCAAACCCGAGTACGCCCGCGAGCACCTGGCCACGCCGGGCCTGCCGGCAGGCAACTACCTCGCCCACTTCGGCATGCACGTGTTTTCGCCGCGGATCTTTGACTCGCTCGAGTACCTGTTCAAGAACAACCTCCGCGAGAAGGGGGAGTTCCAGCTGACGGCCGCTCAGGAACACCTCCGGCAGCAGACGGACAAGTACTGGGCCGTCACCTGTGCCGGACAGCGGTATGACACCGGCATCCCCTACGGGCTGATGGAAACCCAGTTGGCGCTGGCGCTCAATGGCGTCCACCGGACCGAGATCTGCGAGGCGATCGCCCGAATCCTGGCAATGCAGGTGAAGTCATAG
- a CDS encoding Crp/Fnr family transcriptional regulator codes for MESQGAQAQAAELIADANLASRRFDVPAGGSIYEPSTPAQSLYLLHSGQVRVLLQTPGEGERAVRLLEILGPGDWFGAPALIGGRNYGTRATAVTAVTASEVPADRVFEALAQQTEIAASLIRALAGKLQTAYTEAAGLVFDDTNQRLIKTLLQFSRSAAATEQDEGVELRITHQQLAQAIGAARETVSLALTQLRQKNLLRTGRNRLSFNRDALENFYKGQSSPEIAEEAK; via the coding sequence ATGGAGTCGCAAGGCGCGCAGGCCCAAGCCGCAGAACTCATTGCCGACGCCAACCTCGCGTCGCGTCGCTTTGACGTGCCCGCAGGCGGCAGCATTTACGAGCCGTCCACACCGGCCCAATCCCTCTACCTTCTGCACTCAGGACAGGTACGCGTCCTCCTGCAGACTCCGGGCGAGGGCGAACGGGCCGTGCGGCTGCTCGAAATTCTCGGCCCTGGCGACTGGTTCGGCGCACCGGCGCTGATCGGCGGCCGCAACTACGGCACCCGGGCGACGGCCGTCACCGCCGTCACCGCCTCGGAAGTGCCCGCCGACCGTGTCTTTGAAGCCCTCGCCCAGCAGACCGAAATCGCCGCCTCGCTCATTCGCGCCCTCGCCGGCAAGCTTCAGACCGCCTACACCGAGGCCGCCGGCCTGGTCTTCGACGACACCAACCAGCGGCTGATCAAGACGCTCCTGCAGTTCAGCCGTTCCGCCGCCGCCACCGAGCAGGACGAAGGCGTGGAGCTGCGCATCACCCACCAGCAGCTCGCCCAGGCGATCGGCGCGGCTCGGGAAACCGTCAGCCTCGCCCTCACCCAGCTCCGCCAGAAGAACCTGCTCCGCACCGGCCGCAACCGGCTGTCGTTCAACCGCGACGCGCTGGAGAACTTCTACAAAGGCCAGTCATCGCCCGAAATCGCCGAAGAGGCGAAGTAA
- a CDS encoding acyl-CoA thioesterase, translated as MATEFSVRHFVQFSETDMAGIVHFSNFFRWMEEVEHAFFRSVGLSVSMHHEGLHIGWPRVSVACDFFGPVRFEDQVELKLRVTKVGEKSFNYEVDYLLGDKQVALGKTTSVCCVLEGGKMRSIAIPEGIRTKLVGEGNS; from the coding sequence ATGGCGACCGAGTTCTCTGTCCGGCATTTCGTCCAGTTTTCCGAGACGGACATGGCCGGGATCGTGCATTTTTCGAACTTCTTCCGCTGGATGGAGGAGGTGGAGCACGCCTTTTTCCGGTCGGTGGGCCTGAGCGTTTCGATGCACCACGAGGGGTTGCACATCGGCTGGCCGAGGGTGTCGGTGGCGTGCGACTTTTTCGGGCCGGTGCGGTTTGAGGACCAGGTCGAGCTGAAGCTGCGGGTGACCAAGGTGGGGGAAAAGTCGTTCAATTACGAGGTGGACTACCTGCTGGGGGACAAGCAGGTTGCGCTCGGTAAGACGACCAGCGTCTGTTGCGTGCTGGAAGGTGGGAAGATGCGGTCGATCGCGATTCCGGAGGGGATCCGGACGAAACTGGTCGGCGAGGGGAATTCTTAG
- a CDS encoding DUF4159 domain-containing protein — translation MPRLLSAILIACCLVAIARPVSAQKLKIGPDAGPPPGATKTVDPDAAEKDALKAAGLAPGDAPASRPATGPSDPRLLYPDVSFKRTASKRPDPQPQRIPPHILADDEVEASIRLATELMIAQVRPDNGRLRGRGGIAGEYQALECGLQSLAVYALLQAGKAIDEPRLQINAPLTKAMLDGLKRMNADGGLHQTYARSLRAMALSVFNREEDRAQLTQDVNCLTQGHVEGGYGYLSAVPQSTGYQFAGTAPTGIANWIDHSNTQYGLLGVWCGAEASVEISPAYWQSAVDHWSKTQSVNGGWAYRSAIRLERAGQSLRPPPGLTTLSMNAAGTASLFVAGEYAEQESAGGFKVGREPFSESLRLALKWWENANAVNLKSINATKDGQKHWGYTLYGIERVGLASGFKFFGEYDWFRHLGRHVIDQQRPDGSWGDLVDTSYALLFLSRGRHPLLMNKLRFDGKDEIQSDYWANRPHDISYLSRYASKQVEREMNWQVVPLKRDHTDWLDAPILYIASHKKPRFTDADIDKLRKYVEAGGMIFTNADADDFSGDPLAKLAAGGAGPNEFDKYIVTLAGKLFPQYAFEELSATHPIYSSLYKVIPGDKGLPKLKGVSNGSRLLLVHSSKDLALGWQRRDMKKGLPAYQLGMNLFVYANGKSGFRHRLESWDVPELSKPPLGKVPVARLQYKGNWNPEPGAWDRFGRLLAWKTGTGIDLKTIETAKLKPADAKVVHLTGTAAWKPTAAEVAAIKAYVEAGGVLLIDDTGGAGAFAASAETTVVGALTSPQRSPAGETHPLMTGEEPGTAAIGKMHLRNWTSEKGPGPRGSAIHVIRAGKGTVILSYIDLTTGLLGIQTWGINGYDPTSCEQLVRNVILRSLDE, via the coding sequence ATGCCGCGCCTCCTCTCCGCCATCCTCATCGCCTGTTGCCTGGTGGCGATCGCCCGGCCGGTTTCGGCGCAGAAGCTGAAGATCGGCCCCGACGCCGGCCCGCCGCCGGGCGCGACCAAGACCGTTGACCCAGACGCCGCCGAGAAAGACGCCCTCAAGGCCGCCGGGCTCGCCCCCGGCGATGCGCCCGCCAGCCGCCCGGCCACCGGCCCCAGCGACCCGCGCCTGCTCTACCCCGATGTCTCGTTCAAGCGGACGGCCTCCAAGCGTCCCGACCCTCAGCCACAGCGCATTCCGCCTCACATCCTCGCCGACGACGAGGTCGAAGCCTCCATCCGCCTCGCAACCGAACTCATGATCGCCCAGGTCCGCCCCGACAACGGACGCCTCCGCGGCCGCGGCGGAATCGCCGGCGAATACCAGGCCCTCGAATGCGGCCTGCAATCGCTCGCGGTCTACGCGCTGCTCCAGGCCGGCAAGGCGATAGACGAACCCCGCCTGCAGATCAACGCACCGCTGACCAAGGCGATGCTCGACGGCCTGAAGCGCATGAACGCCGATGGCGGCCTCCACCAGACCTACGCGCGCTCGCTCCGCGCGATGGCGCTGTCGGTCTTCAACCGCGAGGAAGACCGCGCCCAGCTCACCCAGGACGTCAACTGCCTGACCCAGGGCCACGTCGAAGGCGGCTACGGCTACCTCTCGGCCGTCCCGCAGAGCACCGGCTACCAGTTCGCCGGCACCGCGCCCACCGGCATCGCCAACTGGATCGACCACTCCAACACGCAATACGGCCTGCTCGGCGTCTGGTGCGGCGCGGAGGCATCGGTCGAAATCTCTCCCGCCTACTGGCAGTCCGCCGTCGACCACTGGTCCAAGACGCAGTCGGTCAACGGCGGGTGGGCGTACCGCTCGGCGATCCGGCTGGAACGCGCCGGCCAGAGCCTGCGGCCGCCGCCCGGCCTCACCACGCTCTCAATGAACGCCGCCGGCACGGCGAGCCTCTTCGTCGCCGGCGAATACGCCGAGCAGGAATCGGCCGGCGGGTTCAAGGTCGGCCGGGAGCCGTTCAGCGAATCGCTCCGGCTCGCGCTCAAGTGGTGGGAGAACGCCAACGCCGTCAATCTCAAAAGCATCAACGCGACCAAGGACGGCCAGAAACACTGGGGCTACACGCTCTACGGCATCGAGCGGGTGGGACTCGCATCGGGGTTCAAGTTCTTCGGCGAGTACGACTGGTTCCGCCACCTCGGCCGTCACGTCATCGACCAGCAGCGCCCCGATGGCTCATGGGGCGACCTGGTCGATACCTCCTACGCGCTGCTGTTCCTGTCGCGCGGCAGGCACCCGCTGCTGATGAACAAGCTGCGGTTCGACGGCAAGGATGAGATCCAGAGCGACTACTGGGCCAACCGCCCGCACGACATCAGCTACCTGTCGCGCTATGCCAGCAAGCAGGTGGAACGCGAGATGAACTGGCAGGTGGTGCCGCTGAAGCGCGACCACACCGACTGGCTCGACGCCCCGATCCTGTACATCGCCAGCCACAAGAAGCCGCGCTTCACCGACGCCGACATCGACAAGCTGCGCAAGTATGTCGAGGCCGGCGGGATGATCTTCACCAACGCCGACGCCGACGATTTTTCCGGCGACCCGCTCGCCAAGCTCGCCGCCGGCGGGGCCGGGCCCAACGAGTTCGACAAGTACATCGTCACGCTCGCCGGTAAGCTCTTTCCGCAATACGCGTTCGAAGAACTCTCCGCGACCCATCCGATCTACTCGTCGCTCTACAAGGTGATCCCCGGCGACAAGGGCCTGCCGAAACTCAAAGGCGTCAGCAACGGCAGCCGGCTGCTGCTGGTGCACTCGTCGAAAGACCTGGCCCTGGGCTGGCAACGACGCGACATGAAAAAGGGCCTGCCCGCGTATCAGCTCGGGATGAACCTGTTCGTGTACGCCAACGGCAAGAGCGGCTTTCGTCATCGGCTGGAAAGCTGGGACGTGCCCGAGCTTTCCAAGCCGCCGCTGGGCAAAGTGCCGGTCGCCCGCCTGCAGTACAAGGGAAACTGGAACCCCGAGCCCGGCGCGTGGGATCGCTTCGGCCGGCTGCTGGCCTGGAAAACCGGCACCGGGATCGACCTGAAAACGATCGAGACGGCCAAGCTCAAACCCGCGGACGCGAAGGTGGTCCACCTGACCGGCACCGCCGCCTGGAAACCGACCGCGGCGGAAGTCGCGGCGATCAAGGCGTACGTCGAGGCCGGCGGCGTGCTGCTGATCGACGACACCGGCGGGGCGGGCGCGTTCGCCGCGTCGGCCGAGACAACGGTCGTCGGCGCACTGACCTCGCCGCAGAGATCACCCGCCGGCGAGACGCACCCGCTCATGACCGGCGAAGAACCCGGCACCGCCGCAATCGGCAAAATGCACCTCAGAAACTGGACCAGCGAAAAAGGCCCCGGCCCCCGCGGCTCGGCGATCCACGTCATCCGCGCCGGAAAAGGCACCGTCATTCTCAGCTACATCGACCTCACCACGGGGTTACTCGGAATCCAGACTTGGGGCATCAACGGCTACGACCCGACGAGCTGCGAACAACTGGTCCGCAATGTGATCCTGCGTTCGCTCGACGAGTGA
- a CDS encoding transposase: MIVGYHIIFGAYGFWLPNDPRGSWSDFVGSWDLFRYGPATKTNERRSLAYDAHDHDVRVSAKKSLKHPAVEFTGVQARAVARGFSSYVQRSDLKIWACAVLPDHVHLVVARPAIRVEQLVIQLKGDATQQLIRENIHPLEGRQQPGTRPPKCWARGEWKVFLDPEDVPRAIQYVEENPLKEGKRKQEWSFVVPYEE, from the coding sequence ATGATCGTCGGCTACCACATCATCTTCGGCGCCTACGGTTTCTGGCTCCCCAACGACCCCCGCGGGAGCTGGTCCGATTTCGTCGGTTCGTGGGACCTCTTCCGCTACGGTCCGGCGACCAAAACGAACGAGCGGCGCTCCCTCGCGTACGACGCTCACGATCATGATGTCCGTGTCTCCGCGAAGAAGTCGCTCAAACATCCTGCGGTCGAGTTCACCGGGGTTCAGGCCCGCGCCGTCGCTCGCGGATTCTCCAGTTACGTGCAAAGGTCCGACTTGAAGATCTGGGCGTGCGCTGTCCTTCCCGATCACGTCCACCTCGTCGTCGCGCGGCCCGCGATCAGGGTCGAGCAGCTGGTCATCCAACTCAAGGGAGACGCGACGCAGCAGTTGATCAGGGAGAACATTCACCCGCTGGAAGGACGACAGCAACCCGGAACCCGACCCCCCAAGTGCTGGGCCCGCGGAGAATGGAAAGTCTTCCTCGATCCCGAAGACGTGCCCCGCGCGATTCAGTACGTCGAGGAGAACCCGCTCAAGGAAGGGAAGCGGAAACAGGAATGGTCGTTTGTGGTTCCGTATGAGGAGTGA
- a CDS encoding FAD-binding oxidoreductase, translating to MPATASLIDRLTSLVPAGGVLADPASLFVYEADGFTIARARPAAVVFPTTTAQVVAVVKAIGEAGVQIVPRGSGTGLAGGCVAFENGVIVSTTRMNRILAIDLPNRVAHVEAGVRNIQLSDAVAAVPGGAPWHFAPDPSSQRASTIGGNASTNAGGIHTLKDFVSSNHVLGLEMVLPSGEVLITGGQNGCYESGHFDLPGLICGSEGTFGIITKLWVRLVPRATNFRTVVGMFPSTADACEAVSDVIAAGMLPAAMEMMDGRMIQVIEDAYHFGFPPEAAALILTEIDGIPDLLDAQAADVTAIFNRHHAFGIQTSGDPARRAMLWKARKQAFGAIGKISHSYCTQDACVPRSMLAQVLRKIDEIGREYGLNINNVFHAGDGNIHPIFLYDDRIEAEVQNTLAAAEKILQYCIDLGGTVTGEHGVGVEKIHLMPYLFDELTMAQFVAVKHAFDPEERINAGKLIPSDKVKITLLKPGRQAPQ from the coding sequence ATGCCCGCCACCGCCTCCCTGATCGACCGTCTGACCTCCCTCGTCCCCGCCGGCGGGGTGCTGGCCGATCCGGCTTCGCTCTTCGTCTACGAGGCCGACGGCTTCACCATCGCCCGCGCCCGCCCTGCCGCCGTCGTCTTCCCGACCACCACCGCACAGGTCGTCGCCGTCGTCAAAGCGATCGGCGAGGCCGGCGTGCAGATCGTGCCGCGCGGGTCGGGCACCGGGCTGGCCGGCGGGTGCGTCGCGTTCGAGAACGGCGTCATCGTCTCGACGACCCGCATGAACCGCATCCTCGCGATCGACCTGCCCAACCGCGTGGCCCATGTCGAAGCGGGTGTTCGCAACATCCAACTGTCCGATGCCGTCGCCGCCGTGCCTGGCGGCGCGCCCTGGCACTTCGCCCCCGATCCCTCCAGCCAGCGCGCCAGCACCATCGGCGGCAACGCCTCCACCAACGCCGGCGGCATCCACACCCTCAAAGACTTCGTCTCCTCCAACCACGTGCTCGGCCTCGAGATGGTCCTGCCTTCCGGCGAAGTCCTCATCACCGGGGGGCAGAACGGGTGCTACGAATCCGGCCACTTCGACCTGCCCGGCCTCATCTGCGGCAGCGAAGGCACCTTCGGCATCATCACCAAACTGTGGGTGCGGCTGGTTCCGCGGGCGACGAACTTCCGCACCGTCGTCGGCATGTTCCCCTCCACCGCCGACGCCTGCGAAGCCGTCAGCGATGTCATCGCCGCCGGCATGCTGCCCGCCGCGATGGAGATGATGGACGGCCGCATGATCCAGGTGATCGAAGACGCGTATCATTTCGGTTTTCCTCCCGAAGCCGCGGCGCTGATCCTCACCGAGATCGACGGCATCCCCGACCTGCTCGACGCCCAGGCCGCCGACGTGACCGCGATCTTCAACCGGCACCACGCCTTCGGCATTCAAACCAGCGGCGACCCCGCCCGCCGGGCCATGCTCTGGAAGGCCCGCAAGCAGGCGTTCGGTGCCATCGGCAAAATCAGCCACAGCTACTGCACGCAGGACGCATGCGTGCCGCGCAGCATGCTCGCGCAGGTGCTTCGGAAGATCGACGAGATCGGCCGCGAATACGGCCTGAACATCAACAACGTCTTCCACGCCGGCGACGGCAACATCCATCCCATCTTCCTCTACGACGACCGCATCGAAGCCGAGGTGCAGAACACGCTCGCGGCGGCCGAGAAAATCCTCCAATACTGCATCGATCTCGGCGGCACCGTCACCGGCGAGCACGGCGTCGGCGTCGAGAAAATCCACCTCATGCCCTACCTGTTCGACGAACTGACGATGGCACAATTCGTCGCCGTCAAACACGCGTTCGACCCCGAAGAGCGCATCAACGCCGGCAAGCTGATCCCCAGCGACAAGGTGAAGATCACCCTGCTGAAGCCCGGCCGGCAGGCGCCGCAGTGA
- a CDS encoding HNH endonuclease, with protein sequence MMDAAVDKMVRDRALNRCEYCHMPQPFYSERFQIDHVVARQHSGTSEAINLALACIDCNLHKGPNISSVDPVTGTRVDLFNPRSDIWVEHFEWAGVQLVGRTAMGRATIRLLQINSPRRSVVRETLMEEGVFPLDDR encoded by the coding sequence ATGATGGACGCTGCAGTCGACAAAATGGTTCGCGACCGCGCCCTGAACCGTTGCGAGTACTGCCACATGCCGCAACCGTTTTACTCGGAACGGTTTCAGATCGACCATGTCGTCGCCAGGCAGCATAGCGGGACTAGCGAGGCGATCAATCTCGCGCTGGCGTGTATCGACTGCAACCTGCACAAAGGCCCGAATATCTCGAGCGTTGATCCGGTGACAGGGACTCGAGTCGATCTGTTTAACCCGCGATCGGATATCTGGGTGGAGCATTTTGAATGGGCAGGCGTTCAGTTGGTTGGGCGAACCGCGATGGGAAGGGCGACTATTCGGCTTTTACAGATCAACTCGCCGCGCCGATCGGTTGTTCGTGAGACGCTGATGGAAGAAGGGGTATTCCCGTTGGATGACCGATAA
- a CDS encoding DUF3467 domain-containing protein gives MADEPTPGEQQQQVQLMLDESQMKTSFANAYRIHTTAEEVVLDYGFNMANPNPQGGGQQLLFKVTDRIILSYPNVKRLAMSLQQLVRQYEQRMGEIPTNPGQPKAAGPR, from the coding sequence ATGGCAGACGAACCCACCCCCGGCGAACAGCAACAGCAGGTCCAGCTCATGCTCGACGAGAGCCAGATGAAGACCAGCTTCGCCAACGCGTACCGCATTCACACCACCGCCGAAGAAGTGGTCCTCGACTACGGCTTCAACATGGCCAACCCCAACCCGCAGGGCGGCGGGCAGCAGCTTTTGTTCAAGGTGACCGACCGCATCATCCTGAGCTACCCGAACGTCAAGCGTCTGGCGATGTCGCTCCAGCAGCTCGTGCGTCAGTACGAGCAGCGCATGGGTGAGATCCCGACGAACCCGGGTCAGCCGAAGGCTGCCGGACCTCGGTAA